The region GGGCGATCCTTGATCCGGCTTGCTTCGAAGAAAACTCCCGGCATTCGTTGCGCGGGGGAATTCGGCGTTATCCGGGAGTTTTTGGGGGCTTGCTCTGAAGAGTACGGTCCTCACATGGCCAGCTCATGCAAGTGTTGGGCTCATGTGCAGGAGTCCTGTATCATAGGTGATTGATGATAACTACCGAGCATTTTGGGCAACTCATGCAAGGCACCGAAGTCCGAACCGTCGAAGCCGTCAGGCGTCTGGGGGTCGCGCGGCCACGCGACCTCAAGGCACTCGGCATTCCTGTCGAATACGCGCGCCGACTTGCGTCGCGCGGCGCTCTGGTGCGTATATCGCGCGGGCTGTATGCCGTTCCGGATGCTGACATCTCGGCGCAGCACAGCCTCGCCGAAGTGGCCAAGGCCGTTCCGAAGGCGACGGTCTGCCTGCTGAGTGCACTTCGCTTCCACGGTCTGACCACGCAGTCGCCGTCCGAGATCTGGATCGCGCTGGACAACCACGCCTGGCATCCGCGCAATCCGCCGTTTCCGGTCCGTGTCGTCTACTTCTCCGGTGCAGCGCTGACCGAGGGCGTCGAGACGCACAGGATCGACGGCGTTGCCGTCCGGATCTACTCGGCGGCCAAGACCGTGGCGGACTGCTTCAAGTACCGCAACAAGATCGGTCCCGAAGTCGCCGTCGAGGCACTGAAGGACTATGTCCAGCGTCACCCGCATGGCATGGACGCGCTGTGGCGCCATGCGAAGCTGGATCGGGTGGCTACGGTGATGCGGCCGTATCTGGAAGTCGTCGGGTGACGGACCGGCCCGCCAAGGACCGGGCGGCATCGATTCGGGCGCGCCTGCTGAACATCGCCCGCCAACGCGGCGAAGACTTCCAGATC is a window of Banduia mediterranea DNA encoding:
- a CDS encoding type IV toxin-antitoxin system AbiEi family antitoxin domain-containing protein, with the protein product MQGTEVRTVEAVRRLGVARPRDLKALGIPVEYARRLASRGALVRISRGLYAVPDADISAQHSLAEVAKAVPKATVCLLSALRFHGLTTQSPSEIWIALDNHAWHPRNPPFPVRVVYFSGAALTEGVETHRIDGVAVRIYSAAKTVADCFKYRNKIGPEVAVEALKDYVQRHPHGMDALWRHAKLDRVATVMRPYLEVVG